The Hymenobacter oligotrophus genome segment AGGTTCGCAGGTGGTAACCATCGGGGGCCTGCACGGCCGCGTGGTAGAGCTCAGCGACGACAAGGTGGTGCTGGAAGTGGACAAAGGCACGCGTCTGACCTTCGACCGCAGCGCCGTAGCGCGGCAGCTGAACGCCGGCAAGTCGGGCGAGGCCGCCTCCTAGGCTGTTGTACCCCTAATTTTTTCGAACACGCGCCATGCCGCTTCAAACCGCTCGTTCGCTGGCCCGCTGGTTTGTCCGGCCGCTTTCCGAGCCGGAGCGTAGTTTTTGGCGTGTGGTAACCAGCTGTTTTTTGGCGGCCGTAACGCTGTGGCTGCTCAACGCGCTCAACAAAACCTACACCACGCGCGTGAGCTACCCCTTGCAGTGGCGCTACAACGAAGCGGAGTTTATTCCGGTGCGGCCGCTTACCGAAAGCATAGCGGTGCAGGTAACCGGGCGTGGCTGGAAGCTGCTGCGCATCACGCTGGGGCTCGACATTCGGCCCGCCGAGGTGTTGGTGCGCCGCCCGGGCGGCGCCGGTGCCGTGCCCGGTACGGCGCTGCGCGGGGGCCTCATCGGTGCCATGGACGGGCTGCAACTCAACGCAGTACTGACCGATACTGTTTACTTCGAGTTCGATCGGTTGATTACGCGGCGGCTCCCACTGCGCCTTAGCCCCGACGCTACCGGCGAGGCGCTGCCGTTCGACGCTAAGTTTGCCCCGGCGAGCATCACGTTTAAAGGCCCCGCCAACACCGTAAACGCCCTGCCCAACCCATACCCGGTGCACTTGCCGCAAGCCCCTGCCGGCAGCACCGACGGCAGCATTCGGGTGCCGGTGGGCGGCCCAGCCTTGGTACAAACCGATGTGCAAGAAGTGCAAGTGAAGCTGCAGCCCCGGCAAGTGCTGACGCGCACCATCATTGCCGAGCCGCAGCTGCGCCACTTCCCGGCCGATAGCACCGTGAAATTGTGGCCGGCGCAAGTACCCGTGGAGGTGCAGTTCTTCCCCGAAGACTCGGTCAAGCTCAATCCCAGCCAAGTGCAGGTATTTGCCGACTACCGCCAGCTACGCGAAGACGACTCCACGGTGCAGCTGTCGTTGCGCCCGTTGCCGGTGATTATTCGGGGCGCGCGCATTGGCGTAACCACCGTGCGGGTGCTGTCGGGCGCAAAATACAAAGCGGTACCTAAGCCCTAGCGTATGCTGAAAGTTGGAATAACAGGCGGCATTGGCTCAGGCAAATCAGTGGTGTGCCGGCTGTTTGCCCTGCTGGGCGTGCCCGTGTACGACGCCGATACCCGCGCCAAGTGGGTAATGCACCACGACGCGGTGTTGCGCAACAACCTGCTTGTGGCTTTCGGCCCGGAGGTGTACGCGCCCACAGGCGAGCTGAACCGGACGTATTTGGCCGGCCTGGCTTTCAGCAACCCCGAAAAGCTTGCCCACCTCAACGGCTTGGTGCACCCGCGCGTGGGCCACGACTTTGCGCAATGGGCCGCCGCACAGCAGCAGGCCGGCCACCCTTACATCCTGAAAGAAGCCGCCCTGATGTTCGAGTCGGGCTCGTGGCAGCAACTCGATAAAGTTATCACCGTGTACGCACCGCAGGAACTGCGGCAGCAGCGCGTGCTGCGCCGCGATGCGCACCGCACGTTGGCCGATGTAACGGCCATCATCGGGAAGCAGCTGAGCGAAGAAGAAAAGTTGCAGCGGGCGGACTTCGTCATTTACAACAACGACGATCAACTGGTGTTGCCGCAGGTGCTGGGTTTGCATCAGCATCTGCTCAGCCTAGCTACGGCACCCGTAGCACCCGCAACGCGGTAATCCCATCGGCGGTTATCCGGTGCACGGTGGTAGCGGGCGGTAGCGCGCGCGACGGCGGCGACAACCGTTCCGTGGTAAGCAAGTATTGGGCTTCGGCGGGGCTGCTGAGGACGATTCGTTCGCGCTCGGCGGGGCGCAAAAGCAGCCGGGCGTTGTAGAGCGGCATAAAGTGCGGCCCGCTCACGCGCAAAGGCCCGGAAGCGTGTTGCTGCAGAAGCCACTCCAGCCCTTGCCGGTACGACACGCCCCAGTAGTCGCGCTCAAATTGCTGCGCTGCTACTGCGTTGGGAATAGAGAAATAGAGCTGCTGCTGCGGATGCGCACGCATCAAATAGGCCATGGGCGGCAGCAGTAAACCCGCGGCAAGCAGGCCCGCCACCGTTGCGGCGCGCCTAGGTGCCCAGCGTGTAAGTACCGCCAACAGCATCCGAAAGCCGCCCACCATCAGCAAAACCATGGGTGGGTACACAAAATACAGGTGGCGCCATCCGTCGTAAATGACAGAATGAAAGATTATTACAGAAATAATCGGCCCGAAAAGCCATGCCGTTATCAGCAAATCGAAACGCGCTGCCGGTGGTACGGCCCAGCGCCGGATGCAATGCCAAGCGCCACATACGGCTTGTAGCAACCCCAGCAACGCCAAGGCCACAAACGGCAGGGGCGTGGTTACTGCAATCCACACCGGGGCGTAGTGCCAAGGCAGCTGCCGCGCCGAAATCAGCTCGCCTAGGTAAAAGTTGTGCAACGTGGAGCGGTAGCGGCTAAACGAGCGAAAGGCCGCCATAAAATTGGCGAACGGTGCCTCCCAAAGAAATGGCCAGCCCACCACCGTAAAAGCAGCCATGAGCGGAAAGTAAGCTACCAACGCCACCAAAAGCGCGCGCCGGCGAGTGGGCTCTTGCCAAGCTTCGAGCAGCCCGAAACCTAGGGTTAGGGCCGGTAGCAGCACGCCCATGGTGCGCACATCGATGGCAAAGGCCGTAGCGGCCGCGTGCAAAAGCACACGTACTGCGGTAGGCCGTTGCAGCAGGCGCCACAACGTGAGGATGCTCAGGGTAAATACCGAGGCGAACACGACATCCTTGTAGTTGATAAACGCTTCGGCGAAAAAGCGGGGTGTGAGTACCAGCAACGAGGCCGCCAGCAGGCCGGCCCGCCAATCGGCAAAGCGTGCGCGCGCCAAGCCGTAGAGCCCTGCCGCGCCGGCTACGAAGAACAGGAAGTTGACTAGGTGGCGCAGCAGGTAAATGGCGCGTTGGTCGTGCGCTCCAAGCAGGCGCTCCAAGGGCAGCAAGAGCAGCTGATAAGCCACTCCGTGGTCGGCATCGGGCGCATCAGTCAAGGCGGGTATCACGCGGTAATTAGGCTCTTGCCGCGCCAACGCACCTAGGCCCAGCCGCTCGGCCACGTACTTGGCGTTGATAATGCCGTTGATGCGCTCCGTCGATTCATCCCACCCAATGCCGTAGTCGGGGTGCAACACCAGGCCTAACGCCAGCAGCGCTCCAAAAAACAACGGCACTACCCAGCGACGCGCCGAGTCGGATGAAAAATCGAGCATAGCAACCACTTAAACTGCCGCAACAGGGCCGCGCAAAGGTAGCTTAGCCGGGTGCAGTGTTACTTTGTGTTTTTCCTGCCTGTTATGCTGCGTCGTTTGCCCCGTGCCTTTTGGGTGGTTGCCCTGATGCTGTTTGCCCTACGCCTGGGGCTGCTGTGGCACAACAACCCGGGGCTTGAGCTGAACTGGGACGAAGTGCGCAACGCCCGCATTGCCGATAACTGGTTGCAGGGCAAAGGGTACGTCAGTTTCGATCAGGTACGGCAGCAACTGCGCCCCGACGCTTTTCATGCCACCTTTCCGGTGTGGGTGTACGCTGCATGGGCCTGGGTAGGGTTGCCGCGGTATTATTTGGTTGCGCTCCTGATGCTGCCCATGGCTGCGGGCGGCGTGGTTACGTGGCTGTACGCCCAGCGCATTTTGCGCTGGTACCAATTGCCACCGCGCTGGGCGTGGCTTGGCGGCGGAGCGCTAGCCTTGTACCCCTCGGTGCTGTGGTACGTGGGCGCCTGGTTTTGGTACGAAAACCTGTGTTTGCCGGCCTTGGTGTGGGTTACTCACCAACTGCTGCGCCTGCAGGCCGGCCGGCCGTTGCCAGCTGCCAAAGCATTGTTGCTGGCGTTGGTAGTAGTGGTTTCGTGTTTGCTGCGCGGTTATTTGCTGGCCTTGTATGGGCTGATGTTTGCCTGGGTGCTGTGGCGCGGCTACCGGGCCGGGCCGGCCCTGCTGCGCCGCGTGTGGCGCCCGGCGCTGCTCACGCTCGTGCTAACAGTAGGGCTGCACCTGCCCATCCTCGTAAAAAACCAACGGCTTTTCGGCGCATACATACTTAGCACCCAAGCCGGCTTCGAGTTGCTACAGGGCCACAACTCCGCTACCGAAGGCAAATTCATGTTCAACTGGGACGAAGCCGATAAGCCGTTTGGTCGGTGGGTGCAGCAATCCATTCCCAACCTGCTTGCCCTTGATCAATACCAGGAAAGCCAGGCACGAGCCCGGTTGGCCCGCCAATGGGTAGCGGCGCACCCCGCCCACGAGTTGCGGCTGTTGGGGCGCAAGCTGTTGGTATTTTTCAGCCCCGAAAACTTTGTGGCCGATGCTTACCGCACCGCTGCTAACCCCATAACCGCCGCGGTACACCTAGGCTTTCTGCTGAGCTTGTTGCTCACGGCCGTGGGCTGGCGCGGGCTGCGCTTTCGGGCGGCCGATGTTTTGTTGCTTACGCCGTTTGCCGTGGTGCTGCTGCTGAGCCTGGTGTTTTTTGTGGGCTACCGCTGGCGTTTGTTTGCCGAGCCGGCATTTGTGCTATTTCCGCTTATCACAATCTGGCGGCTCGGGCAGGCCCCTGCGGCAAAACAACCACCGAGCACCTAGGCGGCAATGGCGTGAGCGTGCCGCCAAATTTTGCATCGTTGCCGCCAACTCAACTGCTAGCCTA includes the following:
- the yajC gene encoding preprotein translocase subunit YajC, with protein sequence MLLTLLLQASAATGPLQYLFPLLLLAVFYFFMIRPQQKRAAEARKLREGLSKGSQVVTIGGLHGRVVELSDDKVVLEVDKGTRLTFDRSAVARQLNAGKSGEAAS
- a CDS encoding YbbR-like domain-containing protein is translated as MPLQTARSLARWFVRPLSEPERSFWRVVTSCFLAAVTLWLLNALNKTYTTRVSYPLQWRYNEAEFIPVRPLTESIAVQVTGRGWKLLRITLGLDIRPAEVLVRRPGGAGAVPGTALRGGLIGAMDGLQLNAVLTDTVYFEFDRLITRRLPLRLSPDATGEALPFDAKFAPASITFKGPANTVNALPNPYPVHLPQAPAGSTDGSIRVPVGGPALVQTDVQEVQVKLQPRQVLTRTIIAEPQLRHFPADSTVKLWPAQVPVEVQFFPEDSVKLNPSQVQVFADYRQLREDDSTVQLSLRPLPVIIRGARIGVTTVRVLSGAKYKAVPKP
- the coaE gene encoding dephospho-CoA kinase (Dephospho-CoA kinase (CoaE) performs the final step in coenzyme A biosynthesis.); amino-acid sequence: MLKVGITGGIGSGKSVVCRLFALLGVPVYDADTRAKWVMHHDAVLRNNLLVAFGPEVYAPTGELNRTYLAGLAFSNPEKLAHLNGLVHPRVGHDFAQWAAAQQQAGHPYILKEAALMFESGSWQQLDKVITVYAPQELRQQRVLRRDAHRTLADVTAIIGKQLSEEEKLQRADFVIYNNDDQLVLPQVLGLHQHLLSLATAPVAPATR
- a CDS encoding ArnT family glycosyltransferase, producing MLDFSSDSARRWVVPLFFGALLALGLVLHPDYGIGWDESTERINGIINAKYVAERLGLGALARQEPNYRVIPALTDAPDADHGVAYQLLLLPLERLLGAHDQRAIYLLRHLVNFLFFVAGAAGLYGLARARFADWRAGLLAASLLVLTPRFFAEAFINYKDVVFASVFTLSILTLWRLLQRPTAVRVLLHAAATAFAIDVRTMGVLLPALTLGFGLLEAWQEPTRRRALLVALVAYFPLMAAFTVVGWPFLWEAPFANFMAAFRSFSRYRSTLHNFYLGELISARQLPWHYAPVWIAVTTPLPFVALALLGLLQAVCGAWHCIRRWAVPPAARFDLLITAWLFGPIISVIIFHSVIYDGWRHLYFVYPPMVLLMVGGFRMLLAVLTRWAPRRAATVAGLLAAGLLLPPMAYLMRAHPQQQLYFSIPNAVAAQQFERDYWGVSYRQGLEWLLQQHASGPLRVSGPHFMPLYNARLLLRPAERERIVLSSPAEAQYLLTTERLSPPSRALPPATTVHRITADGITALRVLRVP